A single genomic interval of Puntigrus tetrazona isolate hp1 chromosome 1, ASM1883169v1, whole genome shotgun sequence harbors:
- the mogs gene encoding mannosyl-oligosaccharide glucosidase, with amino-acid sequence MGRRRKRVATGDGVPSPKKEEKTPAPPRKEKKKKTDIGKVFINISIGLCIFSLIWFFYALYMRSSLAKRVVTLHPSTRVLDANSSSPAVSPERYWGTYRPQVYFGMKTRSPRSVVTGLMWMRQFAEMDLNLRHTCEQGDHLLGYGWLMHDGASFGVQEVHDRDFTLTTEFVKRMGGNHGGDWTWRITAKQHSTASSAPVISLMFYAATDVQGSLLAHVEEKNRLSSVTGTSEELGTFKITFGKPTAGEGASGKYARYNYLQTKSPGLDKLTDIVKNSLNHKFTFSPSKGEKRPYFAVDSYKVTNHQNQQKDPKMESDFVVHQVTVQTPFQIEVLFESGSFRERPNQLVGSVLTDELEKRKVAFDEKFESSFGLQAKGFTSSQIEFAKAALSNMLGGMGYFFGQSVVQSAYNEHPVLYPEGPLFTAVPSRSFFPRGFLWDEGFHQLLISKWDTRLTQEVIAHWLDLINVEGWIPREQILDDEARSKVPSEFIVQHNENANPPTLFLALQELLEQLDAQPELLSSQNMIPFLQRLYPRLQIWFEWFNTTQAGPVANSYRWRGRDKDTNLFLNPKTLTSGLDDYPRASHPSADERHVDLYCWMTLASGIMANVARILGEPHQVYENTHRALSNNDLLNKLHWSENLHSFSDYGNHTQAVSLQQEKVFVPPGQPRHQFPATRLVRSVRKAPKLQYVNALGYVSLFPFLLKILTPDSPRMEHILRDIQDPDRLWTTFGLRSLSRSDPLYMKRNTEHDAPYWRGAIWININYLAVRALHHYGSIEGPYKEKAATLYQELRTNLINNVYKQYMDTGYIWEQYNDSTGRGQGSHPFTGWSALTVLIMAEEY; translated from the exons ATGGGTAGGCGGAGGAAGAGGGTTGCAACAGGTGATGGGGTACCTAGCccaaaaaaggaggaaaaaacacCAGCTCCCCCAcgcaaggagaaaaaaaagaaaacggacATTGGGAAGGTGTTCATCAATATATCCATCGGTTTGTGTATCTTCAGTCTTATCTGGTTCTTCTATGCCCTTTATATGCGCTCATCCTTGGCCAAGCGGGTTGTGACCTTGCACCCTTCTACACGGGTCTTGGATGCTAATAGCTCAAGTCCTGCTGTGTCTCCTGAAAGATATTGGGGTACCTATCGGCCCCAGGTTTACTTCGGGATGAAAACAAGAAGTCCTAGATCTGTTGTGACAG GCTTAATGTGGATGCGCCAGTTTGCTGAAATGGATTTAAATCTTAGGCACACTTGCGAGCAAGGGGACCATTTGCTGGGATACGGATGGCTAATGCATGACGGAGCCTCTTTTGGAGTCCAGGAGGTCCATGACCGTGATTTCACCCTGACGACAGAGTTTGTGAAACGTATGGGTGGAAATCATGGTGGAGACTGGACTTGGAGGATTACTGCAAAACAACAT AGCACTGCTTCCTCGGCTCCTGTGATCTCGTTGATGTTCTACGCTGCAACAGATGTTCAAGGTTCCTTGCTGGCCCATGTAGAAGAGAAAAACCGCTTGAGCTCTGTGACTGGAACCTCTGAGGAGCTTGGCACCTTCAAGATTACGTTTGGCAAGCCCACTGCAGGGGAAGGTGCTAGTGGAAAATATGCCAg atatAATTACTTGCAAACTAAGAGCCCTGGTCTTGATAAGCTAACCGATATAGTGAAGAACAGCCTAAATCACAAGTTTACTTTTAGTCCCTCCAAAGGTGAAAAAAGACCGTATTTTGCTGTGGATTCTTATAAAGTCACAAACCACCAGAACCAACAGAAAGATCCCAAGATGGAGagtgattttgtggtgcatcAAGTGACTGTACAAACCCCTTTCCAGATTGAAGTTTTGTTTGAATCCGGGAGCTTCCGTGAACGACCGAATCAGCTTGTGGGCTCGGTTCTCACAGACGAGCTGGAGAAGCGTAAGGTGGCATTCGATGAGAAGTTTGAGAGTTCATTTGGCCTCCAAGCTAAAGGGTTCACATCTTCACAGATCGAATTTGCTAAGGCAGCTTTAAGCAACATGCTTGGTGGCATGGGATATTTCTTCGGACAGTCGGTTGTCCAGTCGGCTTACAACGAGCACCCTGTGCTTTACCCTGAGGGTCCGCTGTTTACAGCAGTACCGTCTCGCTCTTTCTTTCCAAGGGGCTTTCTTTGGGATGAAGGATTTCATCAGCTTCTCATCAGCAAATGGGACACTCGGTTAACACAGGAGGTCATTGCGCACTGGCTCGATCTTATCAATGTAGAGGGCTGGATCCCACGTGAACAAATCTTGGATGATGAAGCACGCAGCAAAGTACCGTCCGAGTTTATAGTGCAGCATAACGAAAATGCTAACCCGCCCACTCTTTTCCTGGCCCTGCAAGAGTTACTGGAACAGCTGGATGCTCAACCAGAGTTGCTGTCCTCTCAAAACATGATTCCTTTCCTGCAAAGGTTGTACCCAAGACTGCAGATTTGGTTTGAGTGGTTTAACACCACACAAGCTGGACCAGTTGCCAACTCCTACCGCTGGCGAGGCCGGGACAAAGACACTAACCTTTTCCTAAATCCCAAGACCTTGACATCTGGCTTGGATGACTACCCACGGGCTTCCCACCCATCTGCTGATGAGAGGCATGTGGACTTGTATTGCTGGATGACCCTAGCCTCTGGCATCATGGCAAATGTGGCACGAATACTTGGGGAACCCCACCAGGTGTACGAAAACACTCATCGTGCTCTCAGCAACAATGATCTCTTAAACAAACTGCATTGGTCTGAGAATCTGCACTCCTTCAGTGATTATGGAAACCATACTCAGGCGGTCTCACTTCAGCAAGAGAAAGTGTTTGTGCCTCCCGGACAACCGCGGCACCAGTTCCCGGCCACACGGTTGGTTCGCTCTGTTCGTAAAGCCCCTAAACTGCAGTACGTAAATGCGTTAGGCTATGTTAGCCTTTTTCCATTCTTGCTAAAAATTTTGACACCAGACTCCCCAAGAATGGAGCATATTTTGCGGGACATTCAAGATCCTGACCGCCTTTGGACAACCTTTGGTCTACGCTCACTCTCACGTTCAGATCCCCTCTACATGAAGCGGAACACAGAACACGATGCTCCCTACTGGCGAGGAGCGATCTGGATCAACATCAACTACCTGGCAGTTAGAGCACTGCATCACTATGGCAGCATAGAAGGGCCATACAAAGAGAAGGCAGCTACCCTATATCAAGAGCTCAGGACTAACCtcattaataatgtttacaaGCAGTATATGGACACTGGATACATCTGGGAACAGTACAATGATAGCACTGGAAGGGGACAGGGAAGCCACCCCTTTACTGGCTGGTCGGCTCTGACTGTACTGATAATGGCTGAAGAGTATTGA
- the LOC122342104 gene encoding zinc finger and SCAN domain-containing protein 32, which translates to MLNNMDLNSQDSFYSQFENCNSSAIGMETHGSKDSQDVFMDSGRTAPAQFAHGAPITPKTEPTSTDQYNSCQGPKESYATSLAYSGSFYVETSQGTPCSTETLLNMITEIVGISTTPVSDAHQCADGTMNASRSSFGDEGVQTQASTCTSPPLYSPGQPGHSYPDSQTATQAQDSATAHLNFASSAQDAEPLSESATFPVVIKNEFESSCYEWGTFNKSYLDEGFQSEPFSMSNSFQADQQQVDVKELLDSYSPICTNPETEFKVESTLKQEQCFGDTCTQGFSAPMFNYPTPVMDIPPTSLLKPTIFPNIELQSSCDTTYSTSTIDSVLYSSLLPESFSQTYTRAQKPSRVRKSPASSTGPAKEKPFTCPMETCDRRFSRSDELNRHIRIHTGHKPFQCRICLRSFSRSDHLTTHTRTHTGEKPFSCDVCGKRFARSDERKRHGRVHLKQKEKMELKPQVVNAWPFTLPEAI; encoded by the exons ATGCTTAATAACATGGATTTGAACTCTCAAGATTCTTTCTACTCCCAGTTTGAAAACTGTAACAGTTCTGCGATAGGGATGGAAACTCACGGCTCCAAAGACAGCCAGGATGTTTTCATGGATTCGGGAAGGACAGCACCTGCCCAGTTTGCACACG GGGCGCCTATTACCCCCAAAACGGAGCCCACGAGTACAGATCAGTATAACTCTTGTCAGGGTCCGAAAGAAAGCTACGCAACCTCCCTAGCGTACTCAGGCAGCTTCTATGTGGAGACATCTCAAGGAACACCTTGCAGCACGGAAACACTGCTCAACATGATCACCGAAATCGTTGGCATCTCAACTACCCCTGTGTCGGACGCGCATCAGTGTGCAGACGGAACGATGAACGCGAGCCGTAGCAGCTTCGGCGACGAGGGGGTCCAGACGCAGGCCTCCACCTGCACCAGCCCTCCGCTGTATTCCCCGGGACAGCCAGGACACAGCTACCCGGATTCCCAGACCGCCACGCAGGCCCAAGACTCGGCTACGGCGCATTTAAACTTTGCCTCCTCGGCGCAAGACGCGGAGCCGCTGTCCGAGAGCGCGACGTTCCCGGTGGTGATCAAAAACGAATTCGAGAGCAGCTGCTACGAGTGGGGGACCTTCAATAAGTCGTACTTGGATGAAGGCTTCCAGTCAGAGCCGTTCTCCATGTCGAATAGTTTTCAAGCTGATCAACAACAGGTGGACGTCAAAGAActtttggactcttattctccCATTTGCACTAACCCAGAGACCGAATTCAAAGTGGAGAGTACCCTTAAACAGGAGCAGTGCTTTGGAGATACTTGCACACAGGGCTTCAGCGCTCCCATGTTTAACTACCCCACTCCAGTTATGGATATCCCCCCCACCAGTCTTTTAAAACCGaccatttttccaaatattgaACTCCAGTCGAGTTGCGACACAACCTACTCGACTTCCACAATAGACTCGGTACTGTATTCATCGTTATTGCCGGAGTCTTTCAGTCAAACTTACACGCGGGCTCAGAAGCCTAGTCGCGTAAGAAAGAGCCCCGCTTCCTCTACCGGACCGGCCAAGGAGAAGCCCTTCACGTGTCCCATGGAGACCTGCGACCGGCGCTTCTCGCGGTCGGATGAGCTCAACAGGCACATCCGCATCCACACGGGACACAAACCTTTCCAGTGCCGCATCTGTTTGCGGAGCTTCAGCAGAAGCGACCACCTGACCACGCACACCCGCACTCACACCGGCGAGAAGCCCTTTTCTTGCGACGTGTGCGGCAAACGCTTTGCCAGGAGCGACGAAAGGAAACGGCACGGTCGGGTGCACctcaaacagaaagaaaagatgGAGCTGAAGCCACAAGTAGTCAACGCGTGGCCGTTCACTTTGCCCGAGGCCATTTAA